A window from Hemicordylus capensis ecotype Gifberg chromosome 2, rHemCap1.1.pri, whole genome shotgun sequence encodes these proteins:
- the ASF1B gene encoding histone chaperone ASF1B isoform X1 has protein sequence MARVSVLGVSLLENPSPFGHPLRFQVQFECGEALPQDLEWKIIYVGSAESEEYDQVLDSVLVGPVPAGRHMFVFEANAPNSSLIPESDAVGVTVILITCTYLGQEFIRIGYYVNNEYVDPELRENPPLKPDFSQLQRNILASNPRVTCFHINWDGPRDQMDNIENVDPERDGFLSPSCAYIKGLAPSMGLQPENSMDCM, from the exons ATGGCGCGGGTGTCGGTCTTGGGGGTTTCGCTGCTGGAGAACCCGAGCCCATTCGGACACCCGCTGCGCTTCCAGGTGCAGTTCGAGTGCGGAGAGGCGCTGCCTCAGG ACTTGGAGTGGAAGATCATCTATGTGGGCTCTGCTGAGAGTGAAGAGTATGACCAGGTTCTTGACTCGGTACTGGTGGGACCTGTTCCAGCTGGAAGGCATATGTTTGTGTTTGAG GCCAATGCTCCCAACTCCAGTCTAATACCTGAGAGTGATGCTGTGGGAGTTACAGTAATACTCATTACTTGCACCTACTTGGGCCAGGAATTCATCCGCATTGGGTACTATGTCAACAATGAATATGTGGATCCTGAACTAAGGGAGAATCCACCCCTCAAGCCAGACTTTTCACAG CTGCAGAGGAATATCCTGGCCTCCAACCCTCGTGTAACCTGTTTCCATATCAATTGGGATGGTCCTAGAGACCAGATGGACAATATTGAAAATGTAGACCCAGAGCGTGATGGCTTCCTGTCTCCTAGCTGTGCCTACATCAAGGGGTTGGCTCCTTCCATGGGTCTGCAACCTGAGAATTCCATGGACTGTATGTGA
- the ASF1B gene encoding histone chaperone ASF1B isoform X2, whose protein sequence is MCNFSNLEWKIIYVGSAESEEYDQVLDSVLVGPVPAGRHMFVFEANAPNSSLIPESDAVGVTVILITCTYLGQEFIRIGYYVNNEYVDPELRENPPLKPDFSQLQRNILASNPRVTCFHINWDGPRDQMDNIENVDPERDGFLSPSCAYIKGLAPSMGLQPENSMDCM, encoded by the exons ATGTGCAATTTTTCAA ACTTGGAGTGGAAGATCATCTATGTGGGCTCTGCTGAGAGTGAAGAGTATGACCAGGTTCTTGACTCGGTACTGGTGGGACCTGTTCCAGCTGGAAGGCATATGTTTGTGTTTGAG GCCAATGCTCCCAACTCCAGTCTAATACCTGAGAGTGATGCTGTGGGAGTTACAGTAATACTCATTACTTGCACCTACTTGGGCCAGGAATTCATCCGCATTGGGTACTATGTCAACAATGAATATGTGGATCCTGAACTAAGGGAGAATCCACCCCTCAAGCCAGACTTTTCACAG CTGCAGAGGAATATCCTGGCCTCCAACCCTCGTGTAACCTGTTTCCATATCAATTGGGATGGTCCTAGAGACCAGATGGACAATATTGAAAATGTAGACCCAGAGCGTGATGGCTTCCTGTCTCCTAGCTGTGCCTACATCAAGGGGTTGGCTCCTTCCATGGGTCTGCAACCTGAGAATTCCATGGACTGTATGTGA